The DNA sequence CCGGGCTGGCTGCCAGCCTCGACGAGGTCGCGCGGATGGCCGGCGACGGCCTGGCCGCCTCCCCGACGGCTAACGTCCTGATCGAGGAATCCATCTACGGATGGAAGGAATTCGAGCTCGAGTTGATGCGCGACGGCAACGACAACGTCGTCGTGGTCTGCTCGATCGAGAACGTCGACCCGATGGGCGTGCACACCGGCGACTCGGTCACGGTCGCCCCGGCCATGACGCTGACCGACCGGGAATACCAGAAGATGCGCGATCTGGGCATCGCGATCCTGCGCGAGGTCGGGGTGGACACCGGCGGCTGCAACATCCAGTTCGCGGTCAACCCGCAAGACGGCCGGCTCATCGTGATCGAGATGAACCCGCGGGTCTCGCGATCGAGCGCACTGGCGTCGAAGGCTACCGGCTTCCCGATCGCCAAGATCGCGGCCAAGCTGGCGATCGGCTACACCCTCGACGAGATCATCAACGACATCACCAAAGAGACCCCGGCCTGCTTCGAGCCGGCACTGGACTACGTGGTGGTCAAGGCGCCGCGCTTCGCGTTCGAGAAGTTCCCCGGCGCCGACCCGCGACTGACCACCACCATGAAATCGGTGGGCGAGGCGATGTCGTTGGGCCGCAACTTCATCGAATCACTCGGCAAGGTGATGCGCTCACTGGAGACCGACCGCGCCGGGTTCTGGACCAAACCCGACCCCGAAGGTACCGCCGACGACGCACTGCAGCGGCTGCGCACGCCCACCGAGGGCCGGCTCTACGACATCGAGCTGGCGCTGCGGCTGGGCGCTACCGTGGAAGCCGTCGCCGAGGCCTCCGGGGTCGACCCGTGGTTTGTCGAGCAGATCAACGGCCTGGTGGCGCTGCGCACCGAGGTCGTCGACACCCCAGTGCTCGACGCGGACCTGCTGCGCCGGTGCAAATACAGCGGCCTGTCGGATCATCAGATCGCCGTGCTGCGACCGGAGCTGGCCGGCGAGGACGGGGTGCGGCTGCTGCGGGACCGGCTGGGCATTCACCCGGTGTTCAAGACCGTCGACACCTGCGCCGCGGAATTCGAGTCCAAGACGCCGTATCACTACAGCACTTTCGAGCTCGACCCCGCCGCCGAGACCGAGGTGGCGACCCAGGACGTCAAACCCAAGGTGCTCATCCTGGGTTCGGGTCCCAACCGGATCGGCCAGGGCATCGAGTTCGACTACAGCTGCGTGCATGCGGCGATCACCTTGAGTCAGGCCGGGTTCGAGACGGTGATGATCAACTGCAACCCCGAGACGGTGTCCACCGACTACGACACCGCCGACCGGCTGTACTTCGAACCGTTGACGTTCGAGGACGTGCTCGAGGTGTACTACGCCGAACAACAGTCCGGGCAGGGCGGACCCGGGGTCGTCGGCGTGATCGTGCAGCTGGGTGGGCAGACTCCGCTGCGGCTGGCCCAGCGGCTGGCCGACGCCGGCGTGCCGATCGTCGGAACCAGCCCGGAAGCCATCGATCTGGCCGAGGACCGCGGTGCGTTCGGCGACGTGCTGACCACGGCTGGTTTGCCGGCGCCGCGGTACGGCACCGCGACGACCTTCGAGCAGGCCAAGCGGATCGCCGCCGATATCGGCTACCCGGTCCTGGTGCGTCCCTCGTATGTGCTGGGCGGGCGGGGCATGGAGATCGTCTACGACGAAGAGACCCTGCACGGCTACATCACTCGGGCTACTCAGCTGTCGCCGGAGCATCCGGTGCTGGTCGACCGGTTCCTCGAAGACGCCATCGAGATTGACGTCGATGCGCTGTGCGACGGCACCGAGGTCTACATCGGCGGCATCATGGAGCACATCGAAGAAGCCGGCATCCACTCCGGTGACTCGGCGTGTGCGCTGCCGCCGGTGACGCTGGGGCGCAGCGACATCGAAAAGGTGCGACGCGCCACCGAGGCCATTGCTCACGGTGTTGGGGTGGTGGGGCTGCTCAATGTGCAGTTCGCCCTCAAAGACGACGTGCTCTACGTCCTGGAGGCCAATCCGCGGGCCAGCCGCACCGTCCCGTTCGTGTCCAAGGCCACCGCGGTGCCGCTGGCGAAGGCCTGTGCACGCGTCATGCTGGGCACCACGATCGCCGAGCTGCGGTCGGAGGGCCTGTTGGCCGCCTCGGGGGACGGGGCCACCGTCGGCCCGAACGCCCCCATTGCGGTCAAGGAGGCGGTGCTGCCGTTCCACCGCTTCCGTCGCGCAGATGGCTCGGGCATCGACTCGCTGCTCGGCCCGGAGATGAAGTCCACCGGTGAGGTGATGGGCATCGACCGTGATTTCGGCACCGCGTTCGCCAAGAGCCAGACCGCCGCCTACGGGTCGCTGCCGGCGCAGGGCACCGTGTTCGTGTCGGTGGCCAACCACGACAAACGGTCGCTGGTGTTTCCGGTCAAACGGCTTGCTGACCTGGGCTTCCGGGTTCTGGCCACCGAGGGGACCGCGGAAATGCTGCGCCGTAACGGCATTCCTTGCGATGTGGTGCGCAAGAACTTCGAAGAGCCGAGTCCGCAGCGTCCGGCGCTGTCCGCGGTGGACGCGATCCGGGCCGGTGAGGTGGACCTGGTGATCAACACCCCGTACGGCAACTCCGGTCCGCGGGTGGACGGCTACGAGATCCGTTCGGCAGCGGTGAGCGTGAACATCCCGTGCATCACCACCGTCCAGGGTGCGGCTGCGGCGGTGCAGGGCATCGAGGCCGGCATCCGGGGCGATATCGGGGTGCGTTCCCTGCAGGAACTGCACAGCACCCTCGGCGGGCAGTAGTGACACCGGGGTTCGGCGCACGCCTGGCCGACGCGATGGCGGCCCGCGGGCCGCTGTGCCTGGGCATCGACCCGCACCCCGAACTGCTGGCCTCGTGGGGCCTGCCTGCGACGCCGCACGGGCTGGCACGGTTCAGCGAGACGTGCGTGACGGCGTTCGCCGGGTTCGCCGTCGTCAAGCCGCAGGTGGCGTTCTTCGAGGCGTACGGGTCGGCCGGCTTCGCTGTGCTGGAGCGCACCATCGCGGCGCTGCGCGAGGCCGGTGTGCTGGTGCTGGCCGACGCCAAGCGCGGCGACATCGGCTCGACCATGGCCGCCTATGCGGCCGCCTGGGCCGGGCAGTCGCCGTTGGCCGCCGACGCGGTGACGGCCTCGCCCTACTTGGGCTTCGGGTCACTGCAGCCGCTGCTGGAGACCGCCGCGCAGCATCGGCGGGGAGTGTTCGTGTTGGCGGCCACTTCCAACCCGGAGGGCGCCAGCGTGCAACGTGCCCAGGCCGCGGACGGCCGCACCGTGGCGCAGGCGATCGTCGACGCGGCCGCGGAAGCCAATCGGGCCGGGGCTGCGGTGGGACTGGGCTCGATCGGGGTCGTGGTGGGCGCCACGCTGCGCGAGGTGCCCGATCTGAGCGAGCTGGGCGGGCCTGTGCTGGTGCCGGGCATTGGTGCCCAGGGAGGGCGCCCAGAGGCCCTTGCCGGGCTCGGAGGGGCCGCGCAGGGCACTTTGCTGCCGGCGGTCTCGCGGGAGGTGCTGCGCGCCGGCCCGGACGCAGGTGCGCTGCGTGCCGCGGCGGAGCGGCTGCGGGACAGCGTCGCCTATTTGGCCGCTGCGGGATAGCTGTCGGACTCATCTAGGTCCGACTCGGTCGCCCGAGTCAACGCAACAGGGCCTGCGTGGGCGCCTTGGCTGGGGCGCCCACGCAGGCCCTGGATTGCTCGTTACCGGCCGCCGAAGTTGACGCCCCCGCCGGTGTTGGCGTGGTAACCGCCGCCGAAGGGCCCCATGTTGACGTTGGCGCTGTTGTTCTGTCCGCCGCCGGCGCCGATTCCGTTAGGGCCGAAGTTGAAGCCGCCGTTTCTGCCGACATTCATTCCGCCACCGAACGGCCCCATGTTGACGTTGGCGCCGTTGTTCTGTCCGCCGCCGGCGCCGATTCCGTTAGGGCCGAAGTTGAAGCCGCCGTTATTGCCGGCATGCATTCCGCCGCCGAAGGGCCCCATGTTGACATTGACCCCGCCGTTGTTGCCGGCGCCACCGGTGATTCCGTCATTGGGCTCGGCGCTGGCCGCGCCGATCCCGAAAGCCCCGAGGGCCAACACCGCGGACGTCGCAAGAGCCCATCGGCCGGCACGGCCGACTGTCGTCATCATCATGAATTCCCACTTTCTCTACCGAAACGGTATTCAGCGGAAATGTTCATAGTCATACCCCCCCATAAACACCCCCGGGTGGACCACCCACCTGGCCGGAACATTAGGCGGCTAACCCGCGGCTTCGACCTTGCAAATGTAAAACCACCCTTAATAGTTGCTGTCAGTCCATCGAGTTCCCAGATCTCTGTTTCTGGCTGCGCCGCTAGGGCGTTTGCGCACAAATACCAGGCGTTGGGGGCCACCGGGTTTCCGTGTGCGAATCCGCGTGCTCGCGGCACGAGCACGACGAACTCGGCGCCGAACTCCCGCCTGACGGTGGCCGAACATGGTGCTCACCCGCCTCCTTGAGGTGCCGGCGGTTGTCGCGATCGATCCCCGATGGAGATGCCGCAGGGTTGCCGCAGCCGCCCTCGACACGCCCGACACGCCGCGAGGTGCGAAGTCAATGGCATGAATGTCCGGTCACATCCCCCGACGCCCCTGCTGTGCCCATGGCGCGGCATCCCATCCGGCCGACGAGAAGGAGCAAAAGGCTAGGTCAGAGCGGTTTTTGGGGTCGTGTAGCCGGGGATCGCGATTCACCAGGGGAGGGCAGGCCGATCGCGGCCGACTCGGGTTGGACGGCGCCGCGCCCAAACCCCATACGCTGGGCATTTGTAGCCGGAAACGGGGGGGTGGGGTTAGATTTCGTCAGACGGCGTGGGTACGGTCGTCGTCTCTGGCCGAAGTACCTGGCCGGGACAAGGAAAACATCGACGTTGTCGATGATGACGAGACGGAGGAATCGTGGCCCTTCCCCAGTTGACCGACGAGCAGCGCGCCGCCGCGTTGGAGAAGGCGGCGGCCGCGCGTCGGGCCCGAGCGGAGCTCAAGGACCGGCTGAAGCGTGGCGGCACCAATCTCAAGCAGGTGCTCAAGGACGCCGAGACCGACGAGGTCCTTGGCAAGATGAAGGTGTCTGCGCTGCTGGAAGCGTTGCCGAAGGTCGGCAAGGTCAAGGCGCAGGAGATCATGACCGAGCTGGAGATCGCCCCCACCCGCCGGCTGCGCGGCCTGGGCGACCGGCAGCGCAAGGCGCTGCTGGAGAAGTTCGACTTCTCCTGACCCGGCAGTGAATACCGGTGGAGGACCGGACAGCGGGCACGCGGGACGCGTTGTAGTGCTGTCCGGTCCATCCGCGGTCGGTAAGTCGAGTGTGGTCCGGTG is a window from the Mycobacterium sp. SVM_VP21 genome containing:
- the carB gene encoding carbamoyl-phosphate synthase large subunit, translating into MPRRTDLRHVLVIGSGPIVIGQACEFDYSGTQACRVLKAEGLQVSLVNSNPATIMTDPEYADNTYVEPITWEFVEKVLAQQAERGNKVDALLATLGGQTALNTAVALHEHGVLERYGVELIGADFEAIQRGEDRQQFKDIVAKVGGESARSRVCYTMAEVEETVAELGLPVVVRPSFTMGGLGSGLAASLDEVARMAGDGLAASPTANVLIEESIYGWKEFELELMRDGNDNVVVVCSIENVDPMGVHTGDSVTVAPAMTLTDREYQKMRDLGIAILREVGVDTGGCNIQFAVNPQDGRLIVIEMNPRVSRSSALASKATGFPIAKIAAKLAIGYTLDEIINDITKETPACFEPALDYVVVKAPRFAFEKFPGADPRLTTTMKSVGEAMSLGRNFIESLGKVMRSLETDRAGFWTKPDPEGTADDALQRLRTPTEGRLYDIELALRLGATVEAVAEASGVDPWFVEQINGLVALRTEVVDTPVLDADLLRRCKYSGLSDHQIAVLRPELAGEDGVRLLRDRLGIHPVFKTVDTCAAEFESKTPYHYSTFELDPAAETEVATQDVKPKVLILGSGPNRIGQGIEFDYSCVHAAITLSQAGFETVMINCNPETVSTDYDTADRLYFEPLTFEDVLEVYYAEQQSGQGGPGVVGVIVQLGGQTPLRLAQRLADAGVPIVGTSPEAIDLAEDRGAFGDVLTTAGLPAPRYGTATTFEQAKRIAADIGYPVLVRPSYVLGGRGMEIVYDEETLHGYITRATQLSPEHPVLVDRFLEDAIEIDVDALCDGTEVYIGGIMEHIEEAGIHSGDSACALPPVTLGRSDIEKVRRATEAIAHGVGVVGLLNVQFALKDDVLYVLEANPRASRTVPFVSKATAVPLAKACARVMLGTTIAELRSEGLLAASGDGATVGPNAPIAVKEAVLPFHRFRRADGSGIDSLLGPEMKSTGEVMGIDRDFGTAFAKSQTAAYGSLPAQGTVFVSVANHDKRSLVFPVKRLADLGFRVLATEGTAEMLRRNGIPCDVVRKNFEEPSPQRPALSAVDAIRAGEVDLVINTPYGNSGPRVDGYEIRSAAVSVNIPCITTVQGAAAAVQGIEAGIRGDIGVRSLQELHSTLGGQ
- the pyrF gene encoding orotidine-5'-phosphate decarboxylase → MAARGPLCLGIDPHPELLASWGLPATPHGLARFSETCVTAFAGFAVVKPQVAFFEAYGSAGFAVLERTIAALREAGVLVLADAKRGDIGSTMAAYAAAWAGQSPLAADAVTASPYLGFGSLQPLLETAAQHRRGVFVLAATSNPEGASVQRAQAADGRTVAQAIVDAAAEANRAGAAVGLGSIGVVVGATLREVPDLSELGGPVLVPGIGAQGGRPEALAGLGGAAQGTLLPAVSREVLRAGPDAGALRAAAERLRDSVAYLAAAG
- the mihF gene encoding integration host factor MihF, whose translation is MALPQLTDEQRAAALEKAAAARRARAELKDRLKRGGTNLKQVLKDAETDEVLGKMKVSALLEALPKVGKVKAQEIMTELEIAPTRRLRGLGDRQRKALLEKFDFS